A genomic stretch from Aedes albopictus strain Foshan chromosome 2, AalbF5, whole genome shotgun sequence includes:
- the LOC109430972 gene encoding spermine oxidase, with the protein MSPKILIIGAGASGIAAATRLYESGFRNLIILEAENRLGGRIHTVPYGENVLDYGAQWVHSSVDNVVYDMAAKYDLVEVEKHREDELCIKSNGEEVPIEVSNRVMDVLEHSIDDEENVKQYKKSLGDYYTESFQKALRDGQFADIDYETCYQLFQFFLKYHHTYNAVDSVFEMSAAGLLEFTDHQDEYLINWRRQGFKTILDLMMKRLPQQNAAPIPIEDYVFFNKRVVNISYSSDVKQPVRVTCRDGSCYIVDHVIVTVSLGVLKEINQTLFTPSLPQMKQNAIEGLYIGVVDKMVLQFDKPFWPEGWRGFAMLWNEQDLNDLRKSDKSWVEGVASFFVPEYQPNLLVGWVHGKDARTMENLPESKVVEALLFVLRKFLVRFDIPQPKSFTHSTWYSNENFRGSYSSRSMKSDALNAKANDLAQPLVNSQHLPVVQFAGEATHPEYFSTVQGAVESGWREADRLIEVYKDKPRTVSKL; encoded by the exons ATGAGTCCAAAAATACTCATAATTGGCGCCGGTGCGTCCGGAATCGCGGCTGCTACGCGTCTGTATGAAAGTGGATTCCGGAACTTGATCATACTGGAAGCTGAGAATCGGTTAGGCGGTAGGATACATACGGTACCTTATGGAGAAAACGTGCTGGACTATGGTGCCCAATG GGTTCACTCAAGCGTGGACAACGTTGTGTATGATATGGCGGCAAAATATGATCTGGTGGAAGTAGAAAAGCATCGCGAAGATGAACTCTGCATCAAATCAAACGGGGAGGAAGTCCCGATTGAAGTATCCAATCGAGTCATGGATGTGCTGGAGCATTCGATTGATGACGAAGAAAACGTGAAGCAGTACAAGAAATCTTTGGGAGACTATTACACGGAGAG TTTCCAGAAAGCTTTACGGGATGGACAGTTTGCTGATATCGATTACGAAACGTGTTATCAACTCTTCCAATTCTTTTTGAAATACCACCACACCTACAACGCCGTAGATAGCGTGTTTGAGATGTCTGCTGCAGGTCTGTTGGAGTTCACTGACCATCAAGACGAATACCTTATAAATTGGCGAAGGCAAGGATTCAAGACTATCCTCGACTTAATGATG AAACGCCTTCCACAGCAAAATGCGGCCCCGATACCAATTGAGGATTACGTATTTTTCAACAAACGTGTAGTTAACATCAGTTATTCTTCCGATGTTAAACAACCTGTTCGCGTGACTTGTAGAGATGGAAGTTGTTACATTGTTGATCACGTGATTGTTACAGTCTCTCTTGGAGTTCTGAAAGAGATTAATCAAACGTTGTTCACTCCAAGCTTACCTCAAATGAAACAGAATGCCATCGAAGGACTGTACATCGGTGTCGTCGATAAGATGGTGTTGCAGTTCGATAAACCATTTTGGCCCGAAGGATGGCGTGGATTTGCTATGCTGTGGAATGAGCAAGACTTGAATGATCTTCGTAAATCGGATAAAAGCTGGGTAGAAGGCGTTGCGAGTTTCTTCGTTCCTGAATATCAACCCAATCTGTTGGTCGGATGGGTCCACGGAAAGGATGCCAGAACCATGGAGAACCTTCCAGAGAGTAAAGTAGTCGAAGCATTGTTGTTTGTACTTAGAAAGTTTTTGGTGAGATTCGACATTCCACAACCGAAGTCATTCACCCATAGTACCTGGTATTCGAACGAGAATTTCCGTGGGTCATATTCAAGCAGATCTATGAAATCGGATGCCTTGAATGCTAAAGCAAATGATTTGGCACAACCTTTGGTGAATTCGCAACATCTGCCGGTGGTACAGTTTGCGGGTGAAGCTACGCATCCTGAGTACTTTTCAACGGTGCAAGGTGCCGTGGAAAGCGGTTGGAGAGAAGCTGATAGGTTGATCGAAGTTTACAAAGATAAACCAAGAACAGTCAGCAAGTTGTGA